The proteins below are encoded in one region of Cryomorphaceae bacterium 1068:
- a CDS encoding SGNH/GDSL hydrolase family protein, giving the protein MGLIFIILMSLASCNDKEGPTPPADTAPMQDTIRFSYLALGDSYTIGTALPDSSRNYPTQLVGRLNEDSLLEGSEPDIVAFGGWRTDQLISAIEIADLAGEYDLVSLLIGVNNQFQNQPLDVYGMEFEQLLQTAIQFAGNDTDRIFVLSIPDYGVTPFGQGYPDVSQEIDIYNDINRDITESYAVKYFNITEISRMAQDNPSLIAPDNLHPSGDMYELWVNEILEEVKAKLYE; this is encoded by the coding sequence ATGGGACTGATCTTTATAATCCTGATGAGCCTGGCCTCTTGCAATGATAAAGAAGGTCCAACCCCACCAGCCGATACCGCTCCCATGCAGGATACGATTCGCTTCAGCTATCTGGCTCTTGGCGACAGCTATACCATAGGTACAGCCCTACCTGACAGCAGTCGCAACTATCCGACCCAATTGGTAGGCAGGTTAAATGAAGACAGTCTTCTTGAGGGCTCTGAGCCCGACATCGTTGCCTTTGGTGGTTGGCGCACAGATCAGCTCATCAGCGCCATAGAAATAGCTGATTTGGCTGGAGAATATGATCTTGTTTCACTGCTCATTGGTGTAAACAACCAGTTCCAAAATCAACCCCTTGATGTATATGGGATGGAGTTTGAGCAACTGCTGCAAACAGCCATTCAGTTTGCCGGAAATGATACCGACCGTATTTTTGTTCTCAGCATACCTGATTACGGCGTAACTCCTTTTGGGCAAGGTTATCCCGACGTTTCGCAGGAGATAGACATTTACAATGATATCAATCGAGATATCACAGAATCTTATGCAGTTAAATATTTCAATATAACTGAGATATCCAGAATGGCTCAAGACAATCCGTCTTTGATCGCCCCGGATAATTTGCATCCATCAGGAGATATGTACGAACTTTGGGTGAATGAAATATTGGAAGAAGTTAAAGCAAAGCTATATGAATAA
- a CDS encoding choice-of-anchor L domain-containing protein: MKHFYQIGILFLSFLTATGLSAQINADNTIPISTLVNEIFNTGTFVEVSNVTFNGLPADDTLTSIQIGLFGNGFSDGLPVDSGFAMTTGDMVSLFTNETGSFFVGDTPDDPDIIAISGFNVNDCAVLEFDVLNLAEALAFNFTFASIEYQSFTCSQFNDAFGLFISGPGISGPFENGAINIALIPGSDTPIAINTVNSGTASGFDPTFCEEANPNWIEDSQYFIENAGNVVSNVMFNGFTVNLEAFVEVEQNETYHIKFAICDAVDTALDSGIILEANSFEGKFLSVFDQNRPEQLKLYPNPSTDQVYIEIPTTYIGQNLSIRILDLQGRVVSATSVLATGTVEIETGQLEKGLYLIETAVNGKVFGLSKLLRD, translated from the coding sequence ATGAAGCACTTTTACCAAATCGGGATTCTATTTCTTTCATTTTTAACTGCCACGGGGCTTTCAGCTCAAATCAATGCCGACAATACCATTCCCATAAGCACATTGGTAAACGAAATTTTCAATACAGGAACTTTTGTTGAGGTATCAAATGTGACTTTTAACGGACTTCCTGCTGATGACACCTTGACCAGTATACAAATCGGCCTCTTCGGAAATGGGTTTAGCGACGGATTGCCAGTAGACTCGGGATTTGCAATGACCACAGGAGATATGGTTAGTCTCTTCACCAACGAAACAGGTAGTTTTTTTGTGGGCGATACACCCGATGATCCTGACATCATCGCCATTTCAGGTTTTAATGTGAACGACTGTGCGGTACTGGAATTTGACGTCCTCAATCTGGCTGAAGCGTTAGCATTCAATTTTACATTTGCATCTATTGAATACCAGAGTTTTACTTGCTCCCAGTTTAATGATGCCTTCGGCCTTTTCATAAGTGGTCCGGGTATTTCAGGCCCTTTCGAAAATGGAGCTATAAACATTGCCCTTATTCCGGGAAGTGATACACCTATTGCAATAAATACCGTGAACTCGGGCACCGCAAGTGGTTTTGATCCAACATTTTGCGAAGAAGCCAACCCAAACTGGATAGAAGACAGCCAGTACTTTATTGAGAATGCGGGAAACGTAGTGAGCAATGTTATGTTTAATGGTTTCACAGTGAATTTGGAAGCCTTTGTTGAGGTTGAGCAGAACGAAACCTACCATATTAAATTTGCGATTTGCGATGCCGTCGATACTGCATTAGACTCTGGAATAATCCTCGAGGCCAACTCTTTCGAAGGAAAGTTCTTGAGCGTTTTTGATCAAAATCGTCCAGAGCAGTTAAAACTTTACCCCAACCCTTCTACCGATCAGGTTTATATCGAAATACCTACCACTTATATTGGTCAAAACCTTAGCATCAGAATTTTGGACCTTCAAGGTCGCGTGGTGAGCGCAACGAGTGTTTTGGCAACAGGAACAGTGGAGATTGAAACCGGTCAATTGGAAAAAGGACTTTACTTGATTGAGACTGCCGTAAACGGCAAAGTTTTCGGATTGTCCAAACTATTGCGTGACTAG
- a CDS encoding glycosyltransferase family 2 protein, with the protein MKLSLVITLMNEEDNIAPLLESISAALHSYSYEVILVDDGSTDHTVKRIKELADEHVKLVVFQKNFGQTTAMQAGIDHAQGEFIVTLDGDLQNDPSDIPMMLDLLERENWDVVAGNRKNRKDGMFLRKVPSKIANSMIRNLTDVHIQDYGCTLRVYRSHIAKGMELYGELHRFIPVLAKLQGASITQVDVKHHPRIHGESKYGLSRTFKVLSDLILMIFMQKYFRRPIHLFGPIGLITFGVGVLINLYLLGLKIFGYDIWGRPLLLLGVTLVLAGIQFLVFGLIAELMLRIYYQSQNKKTYTVKEVFIGKAQREVSA; encoded by the coding sequence ATGAAGCTCTCACTAGTCATCACCCTAATGAATGAGGAGGATAACATCGCTCCTCTATTGGAAAGTATCAGCGCTGCTCTCCACTCTTATTCGTACGAAGTAATTTTAGTAGACGACGGTTCCACGGATCATACCGTTAAACGAATAAAGGAACTTGCCGACGAGCACGTGAAGTTGGTCGTTTTTCAAAAGAATTTTGGCCAAACCACGGCCATGCAGGCGGGTATCGATCACGCTCAAGGAGAATTTATCGTAACATTAGATGGCGATCTTCAAAACGACCCTTCTGATATTCCGATGATGCTGGATCTCCTCGAAAGAGAGAATTGGGACGTCGTTGCGGGAAACCGCAAAAACCGAAAGGATGGAATGTTTTTACGTAAAGTTCCAAGCAAAATTGCCAATTCAATGATCCGAAATTTGACAGATGTTCACATTCAGGATTATGGCTGCACCTTGCGTGTTTACCGCTCGCATATCGCAAAAGGAATGGAGCTTTATGGGGAGCTTCACCGATTTATTCCTGTGTTGGCAAAACTCCAAGGAGCCAGCATAACCCAAGTCGATGTAAAGCATCACCCTCGAATTCACGGTGAATCTAAGTACGGGCTCAGCCGCACCTTTAAAGTATTGAGCGACTTGATTCTCATGATTTTCATGCAGAAGTATTTTCGCCGCCCGATTCACCTTTTTGGCCCCATCGGGCTTATTACCTTTGGGGTTGGTGTACTCATCAACTTGTACCTCTTGGGATTGAAAATTTTTGGATACGACATTTGGGGTAGGCCACTGCTTCTTTTAGGGGTAACCCTCGTTTTGGCGGGAATTCAATTCTTGGTATTCGGATTGATCGCCGAGTTGATGCTGCGTATTTACTACCAGTCTCAGAACAAAAAGACCTACACCGTAAAAGAAGTTTTCATTGGCAAAGCCCAACGCGAAGTCAGCGCTTAA
- a CDS encoding lysylphosphatidylglycerol synthase transmembrane domain-containing protein: MAKPNAKSALKFLVKIALSALAIYLVFSKIELDEVWSLVKESNPFYLLGALIFFNLSKFISAHRLLILFRAIGVSISSNYNLRLYYIGMFYNLFLPGGIGGDGYKIFHLNKKSAISKRELLSAVLLDRISGAALLAFLALAIASFQESILELFPSFWTFLVYIGAVLAIPALAVLIRLAFAKFKSVTFQAIHWSLWVQLSQLVCAWFILSAYGVHDHFAIYFVLFLVSSIAAMLPISFGGVGLRELVFLYASQELPIDETAAVALGLVFFLITALSSFIGVFLRLPSGDSLNKEESSGF, from the coding sequence TTGGCAAAGCCCAACGCGAAGTCAGCGCTTAAGTTTCTTGTCAAGATAGCCCTTTCGGCTCTTGCCATCTATCTGGTTTTCTCAAAGATTGAATTGGATGAGGTTTGGAGCTTGGTAAAGGAAAGCAATCCTTTCTACTTACTGGGTGCTTTGATTTTTTTCAATCTTTCAAAATTTATCAGCGCACATCGACTCCTCATTCTTTTTCGAGCAATAGGCGTGAGTATTTCGAGCAATTACAACTTACGCCTTTACTACATCGGGATGTTCTACAATCTCTTTCTGCCGGGAGGAATTGGTGGAGACGGCTATAAGATATTTCACCTGAATAAGAAAAGTGCAATCTCAAAACGAGAATTGCTGAGTGCCGTGCTTCTCGACAGAATCAGTGGAGCAGCACTGCTGGCTTTCTTAGCCTTAGCTATTGCCTCTTTTCAAGAGAGTATACTGGAGCTCTTTCCTTCCTTTTGGACGTTTCTGGTTTACATCGGGGCCGTTCTGGCCATTCCTGCTTTGGCCGTTTTGATTCGTTTGGCTTTCGCCAAATTCAAATCTGTCACCTTTCAAGCTATTCATTGGTCGTTATGGGTGCAGTTGTCACAATTGGTATGCGCTTGGTTTATTTTGTCCGCTTATGGAGTTCATGATCATTTCGCTATCTATTTCGTTCTTTTTCTTGTCTCCAGTATTGCCGCCATGTTGCCCATTAGCTTTGGAGGTGTGGGTTTGCGCGAGTTGGTCTTCCTTTATGCTTCGCAAGAATTGCCCATTGACGAAACGGCAGCCGTCGCTCTTGGACTAGTCTTTTTCCTGATTACCGCCCTGAGTTCTTTTATCGGCGTATTTTTGCGCTTGCCTTCCGGCGATTCCTTAAACAAGGAGGAGTCTTCGGGGTTTTAG
- a CDS encoding fasciclin domain-containing protein: MKLNFTSLTLVAALFAGTAMAQSTKHVDETYSIFNRFENAKKGTSEEKTVTGTLSTANGYEADMTLDIPFVLDITNLDDEWVDSLSITFPAGFTINSVSNDDVFFLFDDPNFDDEEFNGIDGQTVTWGDNDNNWGGIAAPGTYNFTINVTVDAGISGEQTGDFFASGDQFSDPAADLAGTFSIAEGAQTSVFSIIADSDDHNTLETALLASGLNAPLEDLEADLTVFAPTDAAFSAIQEVVDELLMDPTGALANVLLYHVVAGTALSGDLSDGQEVLTLQGETVTVAINGSVITINGAEVTMADIPADNGVVHVIDAVLVPSTCTVFAGGPYNDFTTAFGGAPVEENGVCPVNAIDAFENWASEGYIAADCVEGVTYEFGLQDGASGAWDPAFVIIDAATGEVIASETEGLSITWLCPADGDYIWIIQEEGLCGNQSDNTGTDNGFPYMTCTDPLSSTDFVLSNDLDVFPNPTNNQFTLDIELNASERVTVDLINIVGQVVKSVDLGTRSAGLNREYIDVNDLSEGIYFMNLTVGATQGTVKVQVVR, translated from the coding sequence ATGAAATTAAACTTTACTTCTTTAACATTGGTTGCAGCCCTTTTCGCTGGAACAGCAATGGCTCAGAGTACAAAGCATGTCGATGAGACCTATTCAATTTTCAACCGTTTTGAGAATGCTAAAAAAGGGACATCAGAAGAAAAAACAGTAACGGGTACATTATCTACCGCAAATGGCTATGAGGCAGATATGACCTTAGATATCCCATTTGTATTAGACATCACCAATCTTGATGACGAGTGGGTTGATTCATTGTCAATCACCTTCCCTGCTGGTTTCACAATCAATAGTGTGTCTAACGATGACGTATTCTTTCTATTCGACGATCCTAATTTTGATGATGAGGAATTTAATGGAATCGATGGGCAAACGGTAACTTGGGGAGATAATGATAACAACTGGGGTGGTATTGCTGCACCAGGGACTTACAACTTCACAATCAACGTAACTGTAGACGCTGGAATTTCGGGCGAGCAAACAGGTGACTTTTTCGCAAGTGGTGATCAATTCTCAGATCCTGCAGCAGACTTAGCGGGTACTTTTTCTATTGCAGAAGGAGCTCAAACGTCTGTTTTCTCTATTATCGCTGACAGTGATGACCACAACACTTTAGAAACAGCTCTTCTCGCTTCAGGACTAAATGCTCCATTGGAAGATTTAGAAGCCGACTTAACGGTTTTCGCTCCAACGGATGCTGCATTTTCTGCAATCCAAGAGGTTGTTGACGAATTGCTTATGGACCCAACAGGTGCATTGGCAAATGTATTATTGTACCACGTAGTTGCAGGAACTGCATTAAGCGGTGACTTATCTGATGGTCAAGAGGTTCTTACACTTCAAGGAGAGACTGTAACTGTTGCTATAAACGGATCGGTTATTACCATTAACGGTGCGGAAGTAACTATGGCTGATATTCCTGCTGACAACGGAGTTGTTCACGTAATTGACGCAGTATTAGTTCCTTCTACGTGCACAGTATTTGCGGGTGGTCCTTACAACGACTTTACTACTGCTTTCGGCGGTGCTCCGGTAGAAGAAAACGGAGTTTGTCCTGTAAACGCCATTGACGCATTTGAAAACTGGGCAAGTGAAGGATATATTGCCGCTGATTGTGTAGAAGGAGTTACTTACGAGTTCGGATTGCAAGATGGTGCTTCAGGCGCATGGGATCCTGCTTTCGTAATTATCGATGCAGCTACAGGAGAAGTTATCGCTTCTGAAACTGAAGGTTTGAGCATCACATGGCTATGTCCTGCTGATGGTGACTACATCTGGATCATTCAAGAGGAAGGTCTTTGTGGAAACCAATCAGATAACACTGGAACTGACAATGGTTTCCCATACATGACTTGTACAGACCCTCTTTCAAGCACCGATTTCGTGCTTTCAAATGATCTTGATGTATTCCCTAACCCGACAAACAACCAATTCACACTTGACATCGAGCTTAATGCTTCTGAAAGAGTGACGGTTGACTTAATCAACATCGTTGGTCAGGTAGTAAAGTCTGTAGATCTTGGTACACGTTCTGCCGGTCTTAACAGAGAGTACATTGACGTAAATGACCTCAGCGAGGGAATCTACTTCATGAACCTTACTGTTGGAGCGACTCAAGGAACAGTTAAAGTACAAGTGGTAAGATAA
- a CDS encoding deoxyribose-phosphate aldolase: MISFKSLFWAAGLAAFFFSCSESTTEGRPISRGEAIVDSAIACHGGELYENVDLSFGFRGRNYQAIRQNGNFEYTNTYRDSLGNHLRRLTNDGFTQELNNERIQLSVKDSTARAASVNSVIYFALLPGMLKTEAAKKEFVGKEEIEGNECFKVRVTFSQEGGGEDFDDVFLYWFSTDNYAMDYIAYSYLEDEGGTRFRKAYNRRSVNGLVFQDYLNMAGPTPDSLSFVSDMFKSGQLDTLSRIEVDRLAVSPF, translated from the coding sequence GTGATCTCTTTTAAATCTCTTTTTTGGGCAGCTGGATTAGCTGCCTTTTTCTTTTCCTGTTCTGAAAGCACTACGGAAGGCCGCCCGATATCAAGAGGCGAGGCTATTGTCGATAGTGCCATTGCCTGCCACGGCGGTGAACTCTATGAGAATGTCGATCTCTCATTTGGATTTCGAGGAAGAAACTATCAAGCCATTCGTCAGAACGGGAATTTCGAATACACGAACACTTATCGAGATTCATTGGGGAATCACCTGCGAAGATTGACAAACGACGGGTTCACCCAAGAGTTGAACAATGAGCGAATTCAACTTTCTGTAAAAGATAGCACAGCTCGCGCAGCATCGGTGAATTCCGTGATTTATTTTGCTCTCCTTCCGGGAATGCTCAAAACCGAGGCAGCAAAGAAAGAATTCGTCGGAAAGGAAGAAATTGAAGGAAATGAGTGCTTCAAGGTGCGCGTCACTTTTTCTCAAGAGGGCGGGGGCGAGGACTTCGACGATGTTTTCCTCTATTGGTTTTCAACTGATAATTACGCAATGGATTACATTGCGTACAGCTACCTCGAGGATGAAGGAGGCACCAGATTCCGCAAGGCATACAATCGCCGTTCAGTCAATGGACTGGTATTTCAGGATTACCTGAATATGGCAGGTCCTACTCCTGATTCGCTCTCGTTTGTTTCCGACATGTTCAAATCGGGACAGTTGGATACGCTTTCACGGATTGAGGTGGATCGGTTGGCGGTGAGTCCTTTCTAG
- a CDS encoding T9SS type A sorting domain-containing protein, translating to MRPIQLCVVLFIAISSTALAQEQANTFVFEGNNFRWTQTTNGSLFYKESEGMQGLEVPIDSLNHTMFASALWVGGIDASNELKISFRRFCQNENENCYENWGPLKLDGSLATPEEVEDYNKIWFVTNDQIAAHIAFAECMNNPSCDESLEFPNYEIPEDFISWPAEGGLGFTENLAPYTDYNSNGVYDPENGDYPAVCGDFSSYAIWNDLGANGASSDGNEIGLEVHTTVYGYNSEQGSEFNTLFVQHKLINRGSFALTDTYTGFWTDFDIGNYSDDYVATDVGRSMFYGYNGSPFDGSSDAGPGYGSDVPAMGVKVLSGALTPANGADDEAEYLEFYANETSGYSDGTLDNERLGLSKSVSYNNSDGPIATWGPQSGIEYYHYMRGIWRDGTPLKFGGTGYTPQSIGQMTDYMFPGESDPLFAGTNGINPNYSWTEENEGFPAQDRRMIGSSGPFTFAPGDVQYIDLAYIFARESFDDEETVIETLQRFADEVEGMQCDPLPAIVLSTDRAEERKPLKVFPNPSSSSISFELNENAAQLTMIDITGKVVRQEFLNSGLQRIDISDLADGIYLIQVQADQSIYHGKVVVDK from the coding sequence ATGAGACCAATTCAACTCTGTGTCGTTTTATTCATCGCTATCAGTTCGACTGCGCTGGCACAAGAACAAGCGAACACCTTTGTATTCGAAGGGAATAATTTTAGGTGGACACAAACCACTAATGGGAGCCTTTTTTACAAAGAGTCAGAGGGGATGCAGGGTTTAGAAGTTCCTATTGATAGTCTCAATCACACAATGTTTGCCTCTGCCCTATGGGTTGGAGGGATAGATGCGAGTAATGAACTTAAAATATCCTTTAGACGCTTTTGTCAAAACGAGAATGAGAACTGCTATGAGAATTGGGGCCCACTTAAGCTTGATGGATCTTTGGCAACTCCTGAAGAAGTTGAGGATTACAATAAGATTTGGTTTGTGACCAATGATCAAATTGCAGCTCATATTGCTTTTGCAGAATGCATGAATAACCCTTCTTGCGACGAATCATTGGAATTTCCGAACTACGAAATACCCGAAGATTTTATTTCATGGCCTGCCGAAGGTGGGCTAGGTTTTACAGAAAACCTGGCACCCTACACGGATTACAATAGCAATGGGGTTTATGATCCTGAGAATGGCGATTATCCCGCAGTTTGCGGTGATTTTTCTTCGTATGCCATTTGGAATGATCTCGGAGCAAATGGCGCTTCTTCTGACGGAAATGAAATTGGACTCGAAGTACACACGACGGTTTATGGTTATAATTCAGAACAAGGTTCAGAATTTAATACACTGTTCGTGCAACACAAACTAATTAACAGGGGGTCTTTCGCACTAACAGATACCTACACAGGATTCTGGACTGATTTTGATATTGGGAATTACTCAGATGATTATGTCGCCACCGATGTTGGGAGAAGTATGTTCTACGGTTACAATGGCAGCCCATTTGACGGAAGCAGTGATGCTGGCCCTGGTTATGGCTCCGATGTGCCAGCCATGGGTGTAAAAGTTCTTTCAGGCGCTCTGACGCCTGCAAACGGCGCCGATGATGAAGCTGAATATCTAGAATTCTATGCTAACGAAACAAGTGGATACAGTGACGGCACTTTAGATAACGAGCGATTGGGATTATCGAAATCTGTGTCGTATAATAATTCAGATGGCCCCATAGCGACATGGGGACCTCAGAGTGGAATAGAGTATTATCATTACATGCGCGGAATATGGCGGGATGGTACTCCGCTTAAATTTGGCGGAACTGGTTATACGCCACAATCAATTGGTCAAATGACTGATTATATGTTTCCAGGGGAATCAGATCCTTTGTTCGCAGGGACCAATGGAATTAATCCGAACTATTCGTGGACCGAAGAAAATGAAGGGTTTCCCGCCCAAGATCGTCGCATGATCGGCTCCTCAGGCCCTTTCACCTTCGCTCCCGGCGATGTGCAATACATCGACCTCGCCTACATATTCGCACGCGAATCTTTCGATGATGAAGAAACTGTAATTGAAACCCTCCAACGCTTTGCCGATGAAGTGGAAGGAATGCAATGCGATCCCCTGCCTGCAATAGTGCTTTCTACTGATCGAGCCGAAGAAAGAAAACCACTGAAGGTATTCCCGAACCCGAGCAGCAGCAGCATTTCATTTGAATTAAATGAAAACGCGGCGCAACTCACTATGATTGACATTACGGGAAAAGTGGTGCGACAAGAATTCTTGAATTCGGGATTGCAACGCATCGACATATCTGATCTGGCTGATGGAATCTACCTGATTCAAGTGCAAGCAGATCAATCCATTTACCACGGGAAGGTAGTCGTCGACAAGTGA
- a CDS encoding fasciclin domain-containing protein codes for MKTKFTLLTLLTCFLLTTANAQNAKTSVADYSPFTSLYKAEKQKATALGDAKAVEGTMTALTGYDADATVEIPFFFDLTNVDDEWVDSLSITFPAGITPISVSNDDVFFAFESPDFDDEEFNGIDGQTVSWGDNDNNWGGIAAPNSYLFTVTVTVDAGVTGDQTVDFFASGDQFANPADLAGSLTLGEGLSVYGIVVNSEVHNTLEAAINAAGLFVALANLDPTTLFAPTDAAFDELEAANPGIIADLLDDPETLGNILLYHAANVEAFSGDLTDGQEIETLEANGFAVTVSIVDPQIFINGEEVVVPNLDASNGVVHAIDGVLLPPAVVSLPLDFELPVENYNIIGFGGAQNTSVIPNPDPSGVNTSDNVWQQTQDAANTAELFAGAVIDLNVPVDFSESGLVAMDVWTPQDLTEVTIRFEIANNDPASAGMQRTVNTTVTGAWETLTFDFSDDANIGNEFVRCVVFFNLDLNNTDDTFYADNIRGTENPTIFEIVEASDVHETLETALLASGLDGVTNDPAVDLTLFAPTDEAFDALPDGVLTSLLDDPTGALANVLLYHVVGGSAFSGDLSDGQEVLTLQGETVTVAINGSVITINGAEVIIADIPASNGVVHVIDAVLVPELCTQFAGGPYTNFTTTFGGVPVAADGICPFNAITGFQSWASEAYLADNAVGGSTYTFGLSGGAVGAWDADFIIIDALTGEIVASETEGNSITWTAPADGNYIWIIQEAGFCGNQTENADTDNGFPYMTCESDVTITDIVVASEIHNTLETAVIEAELADVLAGEGPFTVFAPTDDAFDLLPDGLLDDLLEDPTGDLATILTHHVANGTVYSTDLTDGQSIPTLQGENVTVGIDGEGVVTITSATGVVAEVIVANLIASNGVIHVIDAVLLPTLSSVDNLTSVDELKVFPNPTNNQFTVDIELNASERVTVDMINIVGQVVKSIDLGTRSAGLNREYIDVNDLSEGIYFMNLTVGGTQGTVKVQVVR; via the coding sequence ATGAAAACCAAATTTACTCTTTTAACACTTCTGACATGTTTTTTGCTGACTACGGCAAACGCGCAGAATGCCAAAACATCAGTAGCGGATTACTCCCCGTTCACTAGCTTGTACAAAGCGGAAAAGCAGAAGGCAACAGCTTTGGGAGATGCTAAAGCGGTAGAAGGTACAATGACCGCTTTAACAGGTTATGATGCCGACGCAACAGTTGAAATTCCATTTTTCTTCGATCTTACAAACGTAGATGACGAATGGGTTGATTCCCTTTCAATTACTTTTCCAGCAGGAATTACGCCTATTTCTGTTTCAAACGATGATGTATTCTTCGCTTTCGAAAGTCCAGACTTTGACGATGAAGAATTCAACGGTATAGACGGTCAAACTGTAAGCTGGGGAGATAACGACAACAATTGGGGGGGTATTGCTGCTCCAAACTCTTACCTTTTCACAGTAACAGTAACAGTTGATGCCGGTGTGACCGGAGATCAAACAGTAGATTTCTTCGCTAGCGGAGATCAGTTTGCAAACCCGGCAGATCTGGCAGGTTCTTTGACTCTTGGAGAAGGCCTATCTGTTTACGGTATTGTTGTAAACAGTGAAGTGCATAATACTCTGGAAGCTGCAATAAACGCTGCAGGTCTTTTCGTAGCTCTTGCAAATCTCGACCCTACGACTCTATTCGCTCCAACAGATGCAGCATTTGACGAACTAGAGGCTGCAAACCCTGGTATTATAGCCGATCTTCTTGATGATCCCGAAACTCTTGGTAACATCCTATTATATCACGCTGCCAATGTTGAAGCATTTTCAGGCGATTTGACTGATGGTCAAGAAATCGAAACACTCGAAGCAAATGGATTTGCAGTTACCGTGTCGATAGTTGATCCTCAAATCTTCATCAATGGAGAGGAAGTAGTTGTTCCCAACTTAGATGCAAGCAATGGCGTCGTTCACGCTATTGATGGTGTTCTTCTTCCACCTGCTGTGGTTTCTTTGCCACTCGATTTCGAATTACCTGTTGAAAATTACAACATAATTGGATTTGGAGGAGCTCAGAATACTTCAGTAATTCCTAATCCTGATCCGTCTGGGGTAAACACCAGCGATAATGTTTGGCAACAAACACAAGATGCAGCAAATACAGCTGAACTCTTCGCAGGTGCTGTTATTGACCTAAATGTTCCTGTTGATTTTTCTGAGTCAGGACTAGTAGCAATGGACGTTTGGACTCCACAAGACTTAACGGAGGTAACCATTCGATTTGAAATTGCAAACAATGATCCCGCTTCTGCAGGAATGCAAAGAACTGTAAACACAACCGTTACAGGGGCATGGGAAACATTAACCTTCGATTTCTCAGATGACGCCAACATCGGAAATGAATTTGTTCGTTGCGTTGTTTTCTTCAATCTTGACTTGAACAACACGGATGACACCTTCTACGCTGATAACATTAGAGGAACAGAAAATCCAACTATTTTTGAAATTGTAGAGGCTAGCGATGTTCACGAGACTTTAGAGACGGCACTTCTCGCCTCTGGTTTGGATGGTGTGACTAATGACCCTGCAGTAGACTTAACACTATTTGCTCCTACTGATGAAGCATTTGATGCGCTTCCTGATGGTGTATTGACGTCTTTGTTGGATGATCCGACAGGAGCTTTGGCAAATGTTCTTCTATACCACGTTGTTGGTGGGTCAGCATTTAGCGGCGACTTATCTGATGGTCAGGAAGTACTTACCCTGCAAGGAGAAACAGTGACCGTAGCAATTAACGGTAGTGTAATCACTATCAACGGTGCTGAAGTAATTATTGCAGACATCCCCGCTTCTAACGGAGTTGTACACGTAATTGATGCGGTATTGGTACCTGAATTGTGTACACAATTTGCAGGAGGTCCTTACACCAACTTTACGACTACATTTGGAGGAGTTCCGGTTGCAGCAGATGGTATTTGCCCATTCAACGCAATTACGGGATTCCAGTCTTGGGCTAGTGAAGCATACCTTGCTGACAATGCCGTAGGTGGTTCAACTTACACATTCGGTCTCTCAGGTGGAGCTGTTGGCGCATGGGATGCTGACTTTATCATCATTGATGCCTTGACGGGAGAAATCGTAGCCAGCGAAACTGAAGGTAATAGCATCACTTGGACTGCACCTGCAGACGGAAACTACATCTGGATTATTCAAGAAGCAGGTTTCTGTGGTAACCAGACTGAAAATGCTGATACAGATAATGGATTCCCTTACATGACATGTGAAAGCGATGTGACTATTACTGACATTGTTGTGGCTAGCGAGATTCACAACACTTTGGAAACTGCTGTAATTGAAGCAGAGCTCGCCGACGTACTGGCAGGTGAAGGTCCTTTCACCGTATTCGCACCAACTGACGATGCTTTCGATCTATTGCCTGATGGTTTGTTGGATGATTTGCTAGAAGACCCAACAGGAGATCTAGCTACCATTCTAACTCACCATGTTGCAAACGGAACGGTATATTCAACTGATCTTACAGATGGACAATCCATTCCTACCCTTCAGGGAGAAAACGTAACCGTAGGTATCGATGGAGAAGGAGTGGTAACAATCACATCTGCAACGGGTGTTGTAGCAGAGGTCATCGTTGCCAACTTAATCGCTTCAAACGGAGTAATTCACGTAATTGATGCAGTATTGCTTCCAACACTAAGCAGTGTTGACAATCTCACTTCTGTTGACGAATTAAAGGTATTTCCTAACCCGACAAACAATCAATTCACGGTTGACATCGAGCTCAACGCTTCGGAAAGAGTGACTGTTGATATGATTAACATCGTTGGTCAAGTGGTTAAATCCATTGACTTGGGAACACGTTCTGCAGGTCTTAACAGAGAGTACATTGATGTGAATGATCTCAGCGAGGGAATTTACTTCATGAACCTTACTGTTGGAGGAACACAAGGAACTGTAAAAGTTCAAGTGGTTAGATAA